The stretch of DNA TTTCTGTTGGATTAACTTGAACTATAGGCAAATTTTTGATTGTAATTATTGCATTATTTCTTTCAATAGTTTCGTGTAAATCTTGAATAACTAGTTGCACAATGTCTTTGAGATCAATCGAGATCCAAGTTTGCTCATTTTTTCCGGCTCGACAATAAAGAAGTAAATCTTTAATCAAAGCCTGCATTCTTGTAGCTCCATCAACAATATATTTAATATATTGATTAGCTTCGTCACTTAATTTATTGTGATATTCTTGAGCCAATAAATCAGCAAACATATTCAACGAACGTAACGGAGCTTGTAAATCGTGGGAAACAATATAAGCAAATTGTTCTAATTCTTGATTGGATTGAATTAATTCAGTATTAATTTTTTCTAACTTTTGCTTTGCTTGAACTAATTCAGTAGTTCTTTCTAAAACTCTTGTTTCTAATTCGCAGTTAACTTTTTCAAGAATCTGTTGAGAGTGCTTAAGTTTTGATTCCGTACCTTGTCGAATCGAAATTTCTTTTTTAAGCTCTTTATTTTGTTCTTGTAATTGTTGTCTTATTTTTCTTAAAGTAAGATGAGTTTTAATTCTAACAATTAATTCCTCTTCCTCTATCGGTTTAGTTATATAGTCAATTCCCCCGGTATTAAAACCTTTAACTTTATTATCAGTGTCAGTTAAAGCGGTCATAAAAATAATGGGAATATCTTGAGTTTTTTTATTGTTTTTTAATTTGAGACAAACTTCTAATCCATCAAATCCTGGCATTAAAATATCCAGTAAAATCAAGTCTGGCTCTGCATATTCGGCTTTAGATAAAGCACTCATTCCATCTTGAGTAACTATGACAGTAAAACCATTAGATTGTAAAATTGATTGTAATTGTTGTAAACTACTTAATGTATCATCAACAACTAAAATAACATCAGCACGAATAGTATCTTCAGCCATTAGTAATTTATCTGCTAGACGAATATAATAAATACCTCAAACTCTTTTAGCTTAAGTTTCAATTTTTGGCTAAAACTTTTAATATTTTAAATATTATAATGAAATAAAAATTAGTTTTTATCAATTAGCTTACTCTTAGCTAAATAATAATTTTTACTCAGATTGACGGTAGTAGATATTTTGTTTATTAGTCTAATCAAAAAGTAATTAACTCGTCTCAGTTATTTTACGGAATTTGTTTTTTAAAAAAGTTTAATTTTTATATTAATAAATTTTATTTCAGTATTAATACTGGAGCAACAAACAAATCTAGATTAAAGAACAATAGCTTCAAAAAATAGTTTTAATTCAACCTAATTATCAACTGTTAAAAAATTAGAAAATTTTGGGCATTATTGAAGTGTCGCTGTTTGCTCAAAAGAATTACTAAAATGTATTCTGCTGCTGATTTACCAACCGAACCTATTCAAATTAATGCTGTACCAGTAGTACAAACTTGGAACTTAAGTAAAGTTTATCGCACTGGTTTTTGGCTGAATCAAAAAATTGAATCTCTTAAAGATTGTTCCTTAACAGTATATCAAGGAGAAACTTTTGGTTTATTAGGCCCCAATGGAGCAGGAAAAACGACTTTATTAAAAACTCTTTTGGGAATTGTACGTCCTACTTCAGGCAAAGCAGTTTTATTAGGACATCCGATTGGTAATCTCAACGTCAAACAAAAAATTGGTTATTTACCTGAAAATGCTTATATTTATGATTATCTTACTGCTTGGGAATTTTTAGACTTTATTGCTGGATTATTTCATCTTCCTTCATCATTACGACGCAAAAGAATTACTGAATTGTTAGATTTAGTAGGATTAGCTAGGTCTACTGCTTTGAAGAAAAAACTAAAACAGTATTCTAAAGGAATGTTGCAAAGAGTAGGAATGGCTCAGGCTTTGATTAATGATCCTGAAATTGTTTTTCTCGATGAACCAATGTCAGGACTTGATCCTATGGGTCGTTATCGAATGCGAGAAATTATTTTATCTTTAAAAAAACAAGGAAAAACTATCTTTTTTAATTCTCATATTTTAGCTGATGTCGAACAAATTTGCGATCGCATTGCTTTACTAGCTTTAGGCGAATTAATTTGCCAAGGTTCTTTGAATGAGTTGTTAGGAGATGGTAATGCTTATCAAGCGATTGTTAAAGGAGGAAATTCTGAAACTTTAACCCCTTGGTTAACAAACTTAAGTTGGGAAAATAGTTGTTGGCATGGTCAACTTATCGGCGAACTAGATCAGTTTTTAATTCATCTCAAACAGTTCGATCTTCAGTTAATCAGTATACATTTGGCTCGTCCTTCCTTGGAAGAATTTTTTATTCAACAACTGAGAGCAAGAGGAATTGAATTTAGCCGTTAATTGTTAAGGTAATCCTAAATCATTCATGAAAAAATATTAACCTAAATTCTGCCTTCTGCTTTTGCTCCTTCTTTTCACGTTTCTAACGCTTCGCGCTTTTGTACAGACGTAATATGTTACGTCTCTACTGTTTGCTTTTTACTTTCTTACAACTCGCTTAGGATTGCTCTAACTATTTATAAACAATTTCTAGAAAATCTAGGTCAGTTGGATGATTGCGAATTTTAGAGTCCGATGGAGAGATTTGATATTTAACTAAATCAGCTAAATCTTGTAATTGATTAATTGCTTCTGCCCCTTCAAGTTTCATTAATTCTCGGTCATCGCGCATTTCTGTCCAAGTAATACCGTAGTCAGAAACCAGAAAACGGATGAGATGATTATCTCCTAAACTAACCATAAATGATGCGCTATTCATCTGGCTGCCACAGGTATAACAAGAAGCCAAATAACCTTTTTTTTCTAACACAATCGCTAGGGCTTGCAAATTCATTACCAAGTCCCGAACAAATCGACGGTGTTGTTGTGCCAGTCTAATAAACACTTTTTTCCTCCTAACACCAATCTTATTTTAATACTTTTAATATTTTTTTAATATTTATTTTTTTGATAGACAATATTAATCCTCTTAAACTGTGTTAATTTTAATAAATCTTTACAAAGTTAGCAATTAATTTTAATTAGTCGTAATCTCAATTTTGAATTTAGTTTATATCATCTCTAATTTAGATTTAAATAACTGTTATTTATAATGCAGAAAGTAGAAAAAATGTCAAGCTTAAATAAAGATTAATTTCACTCAATATAAGTTTTTCTTGGGATTTAAGGGTGTTGCTTGAAAAAATTCTTTAGCAATCAGGCAAAAATATCTGTAATTGCCATTTCTAAATTAGAATTTTGAGTTTGCGTTATATTAAGATGCTGAATAAATTTTAATTGTTTAACTAAATTTCAATCTCCATTGGGATAAATACCACAATTTTAATAAATTTTAAGCCTTTAAACATCTTTTAGACCACCGGAGTAAAGTAAAGCTCAGTATTTACGTTCTTTGATAGACAGGAATAAAACAATGTTTAACACAATCTTATTTCCAATTGATCGCAGTCGAGAAGCGCGTGAAGCAGCAGAAACAGTAGCTAATCTAGTCAAAACTTATAATAGTCGTTTAGTTCTGCTATCGGTAGTTGAAAATACACCAGAAAGCAAAATGGATTCGGAAGCAGAAGTAGCAAAATTACTTCAAGCTGCTCAAGCTTTATTTGCAGAAAAAGGAATTGAAACAGAAGTTATAGAAAGAGAAGGAATGGCATCTTTTACAATTTGTGATGTTGCCGATGAAATTGATGCCAATCTCATTATTATGGGTTGCCGAGGTTTAGGTTTAACCAATGAAGGTGCAACCGAAAGCGTAACCATTCGAGTGATTAATCTTTCACCATGTCCTGTGTTGATAGTGCCTTAATAACTACTTAGATTGCTTTTAAGAACAAAGAGTTTCTTCAATTTTGAGAGAAGCTCCCTATCTATATGCTTCAATTTTGATACTAGGTAGTCTTGAAAATTTGCGATCGCATCATGACCAATTCTCCTTCTCAACCGCCCGAACCTCCGGAACGCTCTTCTTCCTCACGAAAGAGAGTTTTAGATTCTGATGAATTAATTGCTATGATTGTTGCCTTCGGTACGATTGGAACAATTTTGTTTTTGTCTTTAACTGACGGTAAAAATAGATGGGGACTAACAAATTGGCAGCAATGGTTAGCTGCTTCTCAATCAACTAATGAAACCACACAAAGTACTGTTGACGAAACTCAACTCAATCAAACAGAGTCAGCCCCAACCGCTCAAACTAACAGAAACACTAGTTTACAACCAAAAACTTCTAATACAACAGAATCTCTTAACAATAATAATCAACTTTTACCAAATCAAGCGCCAAAAATATCTCGTTCTCAAAAACCAACTGTTATTGTTCCAACTATTATTACTAATCCTTCAAAGCCAGGAACTCCTCAAACCCAACCAAATCTAGAACAAACTCCTTCAACCGCACAACCACCTGTTATTGTGCCTGAAGAAAAAGAATCTATTCCAGCCATTGTCTTTCTCGATGTACCTCAAAATTATTGGGCGAGTCCTTTTATTTATCAATTAAAAGAACAAGGATTAATTTCTGGTTCGTCTGAAGATACTTTTGAGCCAGAGCAACCAATCACCAGAGCAGGAATGGCAGAATTAATTAGTCAAACTTTTAATCAACCTTCTACTTTTGATACTAAACAATTTAAAGACGTTACTGCTAACACAGAAGCTGCTGCTGAGATTAATGAAGCGGTAGGCAGCGGTTTTATGAAAGGTTATTCCAATGGGGAATTTCGTCCTCAAGAAGAAATTTCTCGTTATCAAGTGTTAGTTACTTTAGCCACTGGGTTAAATCTACAACCTAGCCAAGAGCCTACTGCAATCCTCAAATCTTTTAGTGATGCCAATCAGTTGCCAAATTGGGCAGTTAATCAAGTAGCAGCAGCTATAGAAGCAGGTTTATTAGTCAACCCTCCAACCTATGAACGTCAATCTCTTAATCCAAATCAAACAGCTACTCGTGCTGAAGTAGCAGCGATGATTTATCAAGCCTTAGTCAAATCTGGTAGATTGCCAGCGATTTCTTCAGAATATATAGTTCCTGCTCCTTAATCTCAATTGTGGTCATCACAAAACTTATTTAAGATGAAACAATCAATTGTTCAAGTAGATGCTTTTACTGTTGAACCTTTTCATGGAAATCCTGCTGCTGTTTGTGTATTAACTCAATCTCAATCAGCACAATGGATGCAGTCAGTAGCCCAAGAAATGAATTTGTCAGAAACAGCATTTTTAACACCACAAGCAGATGGTTATCATCTACGCTGGTTTACACCAACCACTGAAGTACCACTTTGTGGACACGCTACTTTAGCTAGCGCGCACGTTTTATGGACAGAAGGACATTTATCTGAAGACAAACCCGCTCGTTTTCATACCAAAAGTGGCTTACTAGTTGCCCAACGACAAGCAGAATGGATTGAACTGGATTTTCCCGCTAACTTTTCCGAAGTTATAACTACTCCCCCAGAATTAGAGCAGGCTTTAGGAGTATTGGTAAAAACAACATTACACAATTCTTTAGCTTATTTAGTAGAAGTAGAAGCAGCCAATGTAGTAAGGCAACTAGAGCCGAATTTTTCTTTATTGAAAACCTTACCCGTTGATGGTGTTATCGTTACCAGTAAGGCAGAAAAAGACTCGGAATATGATTTTATCTCTCGTTTCTTTGCTCCAGGTTTGGGTATAGATGAAGATCCTGTTACTGGTGCTGCTCATTGTTGTCTAGCTCCGTTTTGGCGCAAACACTTGCAAAAAGATGAATTTATTGCTTATCAAGCTTCTAGTCGTGGTGGTGTTGTTAAAGTTCGTTATGCCGGTGATGAGCGCGTTTATTTGAGTGGACAAGCAGTTACAGTAATGCGTGGTGAATTAATCTATTGATTATCGTAATAACTCTAGGAATTAAATCTCATCATAACCTGTATTACTATGAGATTAAGGCATACTTCTTATCAAGACCAGAGCCTTTAATAAGACTTCATCGTTCTTCGCGAAGGAGACTCTCGCCAAGCGCGACGAGAGGAATTCGCGCCTCCAATAAAGTTTTTACATTAAATGTGTTAAAATGTGAGGCATGACTGAACGTGCCTACAAGTTTCGCTTTTACCCAACATCATCGCAAGAGATTCTCTTGCGACGAACAATGGGCTGTGTGCGTTTGGTCTATAACAAAGCTTTGGCTACCAGAACAATCGCTTGGTACGAAAAGCAAGAGAGGATTGATTACAAACAAACCTCTAGTCTTCTTACTGATTGGAAAAAAACCAAAGAACTCGATTTTCTCAACGAGGTTAGTTGTGTACCTTTGCAGCAATGCTTGAGACATCTCCAAAAAGCTTTTGCTAACTTTTGGGGAAAACGGGCTAAATATCCTCGCTTTAAGAAAAAACGTAATGGCGGTTCGGCAGAGTTTACCAAATCTGCTTTTAAGTACCGAGACGGGAAACTGTGGCTGGCTAAATGCAATGAGCCATTGAATATAGTTTGGTCGAGGTATCTTTCAAAAGGATGCGAACCTTCGACTGTTACTATTAAACTCGAACCTTCTGGACGTTGGTTCGTTTCTTTGTTGGTTGATGACTATACCGTAGAGGTACTTCCACCAACTGACAAAAAGATTGGATTGGATGCTGGACTCACCAGTCTGCTTAGTACCAGTGATGGTGAGAAGATAACCAATCCCAAGCATTTTAATCGTCTGTATCGCAAGCTCTCTGTAGCGCAGAAGAAACTGAGTCGGAAAACCAAAGGCTCTAGTAACCGAGAGCGCGCGCGACTTAAAGTAGCTAGAATACACGCCAAAATTAAAGATGCTCGTACCGATTTTTTGCACAAGTTGACTACTCGTTTGGTTCGCTTGTATAGCTTGATTGCTATTGAAGACTTGGCGGTGAGAAACATAGTCAAGAATCACAAGCTGGCTCGTTCTATTAGCGATGCTGCTTGGGGTGAAATGCGAGCGCAGCTTGAGTACAAATGTGAGTGGTACGGGCGAAAACTGGTCAAGATTGACCGCTTTTTTCCTAGCTCTAAACGATGTCACCATTGCGGTTTTGTAATGGATAAGTTGCCTTTGAATATTCGCAGTTGGGACTGCCCTAGCTGTAAGACAACAGACATCGATAGAGACATCAACGCTGGAAAAAATATACTCGCTGCGGGACTCGCAGTGATTGTCTGTGGAGCGGACATAAGACCTGATAACCATAAGGTTAAAGGAGCGAGTGCGGTCATGGGGGAAACCCCCATGAGCAACTCGC from Stanieria cyanosphaera PCC 7437 encodes:
- a CDS encoding DUF1815 family protein — protein: MFIRLAQQHRRFVRDLVMNLQALAIVLEKKGYLASCYTCGSQMNSASFMVSLGDNHLIRFLVSDYGITWTEMRDDRELMKLEGAEAINQLQDLADLVKYQISPSDSKIRNHPTDLDFLEIVYK
- a CDS encoding universal stress protein → MFNTILFPIDRSREAREAAETVANLVKTYNSRLVLLSVVENTPESKMDSEAEVAKLLQAAQALFAEKGIETEVIEREGMASFTICDVADEIDANLIIMGCRGLGLTNEGATESVTIRVINLSPCPVLIVP
- a CDS encoding S-layer homology domain-containing protein, with the translated sequence MTNSPSQPPEPPERSSSSRKRVLDSDELIAMIVAFGTIGTILFLSLTDGKNRWGLTNWQQWLAASQSTNETTQSTVDETQLNQTESAPTAQTNRNTSLQPKTSNTTESLNNNNQLLPNQAPKISRSQKPTVIVPTIITNPSKPGTPQTQPNLEQTPSTAQPPVIVPEEKESIPAIVFLDVPQNYWASPFIYQLKEQGLISGSSEDTFEPEQPITRAGMAELISQTFNQPSTFDTKQFKDVTANTEAAAEINEAVGSGFMKGYSNGEFRPQEEISRYQVLVTLATGLNLQPSQEPTAILKSFSDANQLPNWAVNQVAAAIEAGLLVNPPTYERQSLNPNQTATRAEVAAMIYQALVKSGRLPAISSEYIVPAP
- a CDS encoding PhzF family phenazine biosynthesis protein is translated as MKQSIVQVDAFTVEPFHGNPAAVCVLTQSQSAQWMQSVAQEMNLSETAFLTPQADGYHLRWFTPTTEVPLCGHATLASAHVLWTEGHLSEDKPARFHTKSGLLVAQRQAEWIELDFPANFSEVITTPPELEQALGVLVKTTLHNSLAYLVEVEAANVVRQLEPNFSLLKTLPVDGVIVTSKAEKDSEYDFISRFFAPGLGIDEDPVTGAAHCCLAPFWRKHLQKDEFIAYQASSRGGVVKVRYAGDERVYLSGQAVTVMRGELIY
- a CDS encoding sensor histidine kinase → MAEDTIRADVILVVDDTLSSLQQLQSILQSNGFTVIVTQDGMSALSKAEYAEPDLILLDILMPGFDGLEVCLKLKNNKKTQDIPIIFMTALTDTDNKVKGFNTGGIDYITKPIEEEELIVRIKTHLTLRKIRQQLQEQNKELKKEISIRQGTESKLKHSQQILEKVNCELETRVLERTTELVQAKQKLEKINTELIQSNQELEQFAYIVSHDLQAPLRSLNMFADLLAQEYHNKLSDEANQYIKYIVDGATRMQALIKDLLLYCRAGKNEQTWISIDLKDIVQLVIQDLHETIERNNAIITIKNLPIVQVNPTEINQLFQNLITNGLKFCSQAQPKIVIDTKLLEQQWLISVQDNGIGIESQYFKEIFQVFQRLHTQEQYLGTGIGLAICQKIVQRYGGKIWVESELGKGSTFYFTLPLKNSVSVKFYSQ
- a CDS encoding RNA-guided endonuclease InsQ/TnpB family protein, with translation MTERAYKFRFYPTSSQEILLRRTMGCVRLVYNKALATRTIAWYEKQERIDYKQTSSLLTDWKKTKELDFLNEVSCVPLQQCLRHLQKAFANFWGKRAKYPRFKKKRNGGSAEFTKSAFKYRDGKLWLAKCNEPLNIVWSRYLSKGCEPSTVTIKLEPSGRWFVSLLVDDYTVEVLPPTDKKIGLDAGLTSLLSTSDGEKITNPKHFNRLYRKLSVAQKKLSRKTKGSSNRERARLKVARIHAKIKDARTDFLHKLTTRLVRLYSLIAIEDLAVRNIVKNHKLARSISDAAWGEMRAQLEYKCEWYGRKLVKIDRFFPSSKRCHHCGFVMDKLPLNIRSWDCPSCKTTDIDRDINAGKNILAAGLAVIVCGADIRPDNHKVKGASAVMGETPMSNSRRQLRKTRKRKKQKPK
- a CDS encoding ABC transporter ATP-binding protein: MYSAADLPTEPIQINAVPVVQTWNLSKVYRTGFWLNQKIESLKDCSLTVYQGETFGLLGPNGAGKTTLLKTLLGIVRPTSGKAVLLGHPIGNLNVKQKIGYLPENAYIYDYLTAWEFLDFIAGLFHLPSSLRRKRITELLDLVGLARSTALKKKLKQYSKGMLQRVGMAQALINDPEIVFLDEPMSGLDPMGRYRMREIILSLKKQGKTIFFNSHILADVEQICDRIALLALGELICQGSLNELLGDGNAYQAIVKGGNSETLTPWLTNLSWENSCWHGQLIGELDQFLIHLKQFDLQLISIHLARPSLEEFFIQQLRARGIEFSR